In the genome of Halosolutus amylolyticus, the window TTTCTGTAGTATACATCCCATGTCGAACACGACGATCGTCGACTTCATCGAGGAGTGGCAGACTGGCTTCTTTCTCATGCTCGGCAGTCTCATCGCGGGCAGTATCGGAGGGGTCCTGTTTGGGCAGGTTGGGCTGAACACGATCGGTGGGTTCGTCGTGGGGGTTCTGCTCACGTTCCTCGGCGCTTCGTACGTCCTCTATGGCCGTTGAGAGGGTCGAATCCGAGTGATCGATCCCTCCTCGAGCGTCAGCGCGCCGCTCGTGACTGGGATCAACCGAATCGGACACCGGGACGATCGCCCACTGCGTCGACGCGGTAGAGGGAGCGTCGCCCGGGTCCCGCCGCGCCGCCGTCACTCGAGTGCGTCTCGATACTGTCCCACAACGTCGTCCGCGGGCGGGCCGTCCGCCCTGATCTCTCCGTCGACGATGATCGTGACCCGGTCGAACAGGTCGGCGAAGGCGGCGACGTTGTGCGTCGAGACGACGACCGTCCGATCGCCCGCCCGGTAGGATTCCAGGAACGATCGGATGCGCCGCCGGGAGTAGTCGTCGACGTCGGCGAGCGGTTCGTCGAGGAGGAGGTACTGCGGCCGCTTGACCAGCGCGAGGCCCAGATCGAGCTTCTTGCGGAAGCCGCCCGACAGTTCGTCCGCCCGGCGGTGTTCGGCGGGGCCGAGCCGGAGTTCCTCGACGAGCGTGTCGAGCCACGATTCCGGCGGCGGATCGTCGACGAACCCGCGAAAGACCGCAAGGTTCTCCCAGACGGTCAGATCGGGGTAGTATCGCGGCTCCTGGAAGCTGTAGCCGACCCGCGCGGTCTCGGCGTCGACCCGGCCGCTCGTCGGGCGTGCGAGCCCCGCCAGCAGGGCGAAGAGGGTCGTCTTTCCGGAGCCGTTCGGCCCGATCAGGCCGTGGAACCGCCCCGGTTCGAACGCGATCGAGACGTCGTCGAGGGCGGTGGTCGGACCGTACCGTTTCGTGACGCCCGACAGGGACAGCGTCGGGGTGGCCGTTCCGACGGCTTCGCTGGCCCTCCCGTCGGAATCGTCGGCCGCAGCGGTGTCGTCGGCGTCGGCACTCGGTTCGCCCGCCTCGATGTCGGTCTCGTCGGTGGTGGAATCGGTCCTCGTCACGCGTCATCGCCTCCGCCGGTAGACGACCAGGCTCAGTTTCAGGACGACGATCGCGGCGACGAGCGTCGCCGCGAGCCACAGCAGGTAGTCCGCGTACAGCGCCGCCGGCGCGTCCCGGAGCATCGTGCTCCGGGTCGCGATCGCCGAGTAGTGGGTCGGCAACGCCCGCGAGATCGATCGCTGAGTCGTCGAGAAGAAGCCGACCGGGTAAACGAGACTCGAGAGCGCGACGACGCCCAGCGCGAGCCCCAGGTTGGCGAACAGCGCGGTCTTCGCGAGCCCGGAGACGAACAGGACGGCCAGCCCGATCGCCGCGAGATAGCCGAACGTCACCCCCAGGACGGCGAGCGTCGACGGCGACAGCGCCGCCACGTCGTAGCCGAGCCACGCCGTCACGGCGGCGACGACTCCGGCCGGCACCGCGAGCACCGCCCCGTAGAAGAGCAGTTTACTCGCGACGACGGCGTCGAGGCTGGACTCGGTCTGGAGCCGATCGAGCACCAGCCGTTCCGAGCGCACCTGGTAGGGCAGGTAGACGAGCGCGTAGAGGACGACGAACGCGAACAGCCCGGTCGGAACGAGGAACTCGGAGAGGGTTCGCGGCTCGTCGACCTGCTCGTGAGCGACGCTGACGGTCGCCGGGAAGGTGCGATCGAGTTCGGACTCGGCGACGCCGACGGTCTCGTCGATCGGTTCCTGGAACGGAACGAACGCGTGATCCGAGACGACGGTCACCGTCGCGTTCGCGTCTTCGTCCATGAGCGTCCCCGGCACGCGGATCACGAGGTAGATTTGCTCGCGCTGCAGTGCCCTGATCGCCTCGTCGTTCGTCTCGTACTCCTCGGCCGTCGCGAACGACGCGAGTCCGGCACGAACGATCGCGACGTCGTTCTCGCTCGCGTCGTCCTCGGCGACGATCCCGACCGGGACGTCCTGCGGAATCGTCTGTTCGAAGACGACGGTCCCGCCGGCGAGCGCGCCGGGAAGCAACACGAGCAGGACGATCACGAGCCCGAGGTTGCGACGGGCGGCGATCGTCTCCTTTCGAAGCAGGGCGACCAGGTCCACGCAGTCACACCTCGTCGAGCAGGCGCAGGATCGCGTCGACGTCGCCCTCGTAGGAGAGCCACACCGACGTCCCCTCGTGCGTGACCTCGACCGCCTCGAGTTCGTCCGTGATCTCCTCGCCGGCGATCAGTTCCTGGGCGACCGAGTTCTCCATCAGGTACCCCAGTAGCCCCCGGACGACGTCCCGGAGTTCCGCGGCAGTCGCCTCGTCCGCGACGTGCATGCCCGCGTCGACGGCGACGCCGTCGTCGGTCGCGTCGTACGTCCGGGTGGTCGCCTCGACCTCGTCGAAGACCTCGAAATCGAGTCCCGGGGCGAACTCCTCGAACTGTTCGGGAACGATCGATCCGGACTGGTCGCTCGCGACGGTCACGTGCGCGTCGTCGGCGTCGTCGTAGGCGTCACGAACCGGACCCGAGACCGCGTCGGCGTCGCCGTATCGGACGTCCAGCGACGCCCGCACGGCCGCCTCGTCGCCGACCACGTAGCGGCCGTCGCCGTGGACGCCGACGAACGTCGCCTCGCCGGCGGGTTCGTCGTCGGCCCCGCCATCGAGTTCGGCGGCCGGTTCGTACAGGACCGGTTCGTCGTGGACGGTGCGCCGATCGTACTCGACGCCCGTCGTCCCCTCGATAGCCGCGACGAGTTCGTCCGCGGTCCAGTCGCCGTCGACGACGTAGCCGACCCCCGCTTCGTCCTCGGGGGCCACGTCGAACACGAGCAGTTCGTCCGCGGCCAGCGGGTCGAGTCCGGTCCGGTTCTCGAACGCCAGCACGCCGGTCCCCGTGCCGGTCCGATCGCCCTCGACCGCGGCGAGGTCGGCGAGCAGCCGGTCACCGCCGTCGTCGGCGAGCGCCGCGGCGTCGACGTGAACGAGCGTGCCCGCGTTCGCGGGGGCCTGTGCCACGGGATCACCGTCGACGTCGTCGCCGGATTCCTCGTCGGTGACGAGACCGGCACAGCCGGCCGTGACGACCAGCAACGCGACGCAGGTGACGAGCAGGAGGTGGCGGGGTCGTCGATCGCGACCGATCGACGAGACACGGTCAAACATGTTGAATTTCTCTCAGTCCGAACCGGTTAATGGTTCGGGTAGGTGCGCCACGGCGCACGAGTCCCGATCGGCGGCCAGCCACCGGCCACAGCGGTCGCGAAAAGACCGGCCCGGTCTCGACGGCCTGTCGCCCCAGCCCAGTCGATCCAGTCTCGACACCCGCCAGTCACGTCCCGGCGATCTGGAACGATCGCCAGACCGATATCGGGGCGGCCCAAAGGGGCGAATTATGGATCCGACGGAACTTCGCGAGACGATTCCCGCGCTCGACGACGGCACCTACTGCAACTGGGGTGCCGGCGGACCGAGCCCGCGCCGCGTCGTCGAGGCGGCGGAAGCGGCGCTCGAGCACCACGAGTACGACTCGCCGATGGAGACGGGGATGTATCCCGCAGCGTTCGACGCCTACGACGACGCCCGGGCCGCCGTCGCGGGCTTGCTCGGTGCCGCCCCGGACGAAATCGCGCTGACCGAGAGCACGACCGACGGCATCAACCGCGTCGCCGGGGCCATCGACTGGGACGAGGACGACGTCGTCGTCCGGACGGACCTCGAACACCCCGCCGGCGTCCTGCCGTGGCGACGCCTCGAACGCGAACACGGCGTCGAGGTGCGTGTGCTCGAGACCGATCGCGGAACCGTCGCTATCGACGACGTGATCGACGCAGTCGCCGACGCGACGCTGTTCTGCGTGAGTTCACTGACCTGGACCCACGGCACCCGCCTGCCGATCGCGGAGATCGTCGATATCGCGCACGACGCCGGCGCGATGGTGCTGGTCGACGCCGTGCAGGGGCCCGGCCAGGTCCCCGTCGACGTCGGCGAGTGGGGCGCGGACTTCGTCGCCGCGTCGGGCCACAAGTGGCTGCTCGCGCCCTTCGGCTCCGGCTTCCTCTACGTCGACGAAGACGTCGCGGACGGTCTCGTGCCCGCCGCGATCGGCTACCGGAGCGTCGACGACCCGAACGCGGCCGACTACCGATACCTTCCCGGTGGACGACGATTCGAGGTGGGAACGGCGACGCCCGCCGCTCACGCGGGGCTGGCGGAAGCGATCGCCATCCAGGAGGAGATCGGCATCGAGACCATCACGGACCGGATCGACGCGCTCACCGACCGCCTCGCGGACGGACTCCCAGAGGACCGGTTACTGAGCCCGCGATCGCCCGAGAGCGGCCTCGTGACGGTCGCCGTCGACGACCCCGAGGCCACCGTCGATCGGCTCGCCGAGGAGGGCATCGTCGTCCGATCGTTGCCCGATCCGGCGGCCGTTCGCGTCTCACTCCACGCGGTCAACACGGCGGCGGACGTCGACGCGGTGCTCGAGGCGTTGCGAGCACCCTGAACGCGCGCTCGACCTCGGTCGATCGGGTCCGCGAGCGAATCCTCCCACCGATCGGGAACTGTCGCATACCTGTAAGTCGATGTGCGACGAACGGAACGTATGTTCGACCGAATTCTCGTTCCGACCGACGGGAGCGGCCCGGCAAACGCCGCGCTCGAATACGCCGGCGAGATCGCGGCCGCGGAGGACGTGACCGTCCACGTGTTACACGTGATCGATCCCGACGCCGATCCGGCGGACGTGGAAACACCGCTCGAGAGCAGTCGCAAGTGGGCTGGTGACGCCGGAGCCCCCGTCATCGACGAGATTCACACCGGCGAGCCGCGGGACGCGATCCTCGAGTACGCCGCGACCCGCGACGTCGACGCGATCGTCATGGGAACGCGGGGACGGAGCGGGGTCGGCCGCCTCCTGCTGGGAAGCGTGACGGAAGGGGTCGTCCGCGACGCCGAGGTCCCGGTCCTCGTCGTCCGGGGTGCCGCCGAGGTCGAGCGGCAGTATCCGTTCGAGACGATCGTGGTCCCGATCGACGGCAGCGATCACGCCGACGCCGCCATCGAGCGGGCGCTTTCGATCGCTCGCCACCACGACGCGACCGTCCACCTCCTCTCGGTCGTCGACGTGACTCCGGCCGGGATCGACGAGCGGACCGATCTCAGGCTCGATCGGCTCGAGAACGCCGCCGAGCGGATCATCGACGACGGCGTCGCGACGGCCGAGTCGGCGGGCATCGATCCGGAGACCGCGATCCGGTACGGATCGACGGACCGAACGATCCGGAACTACGTGACCGAGCAGGACGCGACCCTGCTCGTGATGGGGACGCACGGCCGCAGCGGGATCGATCGGCTCCTCATCGGAAGCGTCACCGAACGGGTCCTGCGGACGGCGACGGTGCCGGTACTGACGGTCCGGGCAGCGGACGAGGACTAGGGCTCGATCGCCTCCGGGCGCGAGCGGCCGACTCAGTCGACGAACCCGGAGCGGACGTCGAACCGGGCACCGCCGGCCGCGCTCTCGGTGACCTCGATCGACCAGCCGTGGGAGTCGACGATCGTCGTCACGATCGAGAGGCCGAGCCCCGTCCCGTCGTCGGCGGTCGTGTATCCGGTCTCGAGGACCGCGTCCCGTTCCGATTCGGGGATTCCACGGCCGTCGTCGGCCACGTAGAACCCGTCCTCGGCGCAGCCGACGGTGATGGTGAGGTCCGAATCGCCGTCGGAACTCGCGCCCGGCTCCCTCGAGTCGAGACCGGCCGTCCGGGCGCGATCGTCGCCGGTGTCGACAGTCCCCGTGGGCTGGTCGCTCGCCGCGGACCGGGCGAAATCCCCCGTGGGAACGCCGTGGTCGACGGCGTCGTCGGCCACAGGCCGACTGCTCGCCGAACCGTGTTCGACGGCGTCCTGCCGAGGATGGGAGGCAGGGCTCGTGGAGCCATGCTCCACGGCGTTCCGAAACAGGTTCTCGAACAGCTGCTGGAGCCGTCCCGGATCGGCCAGCACCCGGACCTGCGGGTCGCAGTCGAGTTCGAACGACGCGGTCGGTGCGTCGACGTGGTCCCAGGCCCGCGTGACGACCTGCGCGATCGGGATCGGTTCGCGATCGTCGATCTCCTTGCCCTCGCGAGCGAGCGACAGCAGGTCGTCGATGATCGCCACCATCCGCCCGTGAGCCTCCTGGACCCGCTCGAACGCCGCCGGATCGTCGAGGTCGCGCGCTCGCTCGAGTTCGCCCATCGCGACGGTCAGTGGGTTCCGCAGGTCGTGGCTGACGACGCTCGCGAACTTCTCGAACCGGTCTTTCTGGCGCTCGAGTTCCCGCTCGCGACCGAGCCGATCGAGCGTCGCTTCCAGGCTCGACGCGACGACGCGTGCGAGCGTGACGTCGCTCTCGTCGAACGCGTCCGTCGATCGGGAGCCGACGACCAGGACGCCGTGATCGCCGAGTGGCAGGACGATCTCGCTCCGGATCGGCGACTCGGGAGCGGACACGGTCTCCGCCGCGCGGACGTCGTCGTGGATCACCTCGCGGCCGGTCTCGAAGACCTGCCGGGCGATCCCGTCGCCCCCGCCGAACCGTGGGTGAGCGTCGAGCGCCGCATCAGCGCGCTCCGAGACTGCAGCCGGCTCGAGTTCGTCGGCCGTCTCGTCGTACAGGAACACCCCGTTGAGTTCGAGGTCCAGCAGCTCCGACAGCTGGTGACTCGTCCTGATCGCGACCGCCTCGCGGGTGTCCGCCTCGAGCCACTCACAGACCGCATCGTGGAGGCGACGAAGCTGCCGTTCGCGGCGTTTCTGTGCCGAGATGTCCGCGTTGACGGCGACGAAGTTCTCGATCTCGCCGTCCGCGTTGGTGATCGGCGCGATCGTCTGGTTGACGACGTACGTCTCGCCGTCCTTGCGACGGTTGACGAGCTGGTTCTCCCAGACGTCGCCGCCGAGGATCGTCTCCCACAGCTCCCGGTAGAACGCCCGATCGTGGACGCCGGACTTGAGCATTCGGGGCGTGTTGCCGATCGCGTCCGCGGAACTGTAGCCGGTGACGCGTTCGAACGCCGGGTTGACGTACTGGATCGTCCCGTCGGGATCCGTGATGTAGATCGAGTGGCCCGCCCGCTCGATCGCCTGTCGAAAGCTCCGCAGGCGCTGTTTGCGACGCTTGCGTTCGGAGACGTCCCTGAAGAGCGCGACGACGAGCGGCCGCCCGTCCCGGTCGACGCGTTCGAAGGTGGCTTCCGCCCAGAACTCGTCTCCGCCGGCCGTTTCACACCGCCACTCGACCTGCTGGGTGCCCGACTCGAGCGTCCGCTGGACGACGTCGGTGATCGCCTCCCTCCGGCCGGGGCCGTCCGTCCGGAACCGCTCGATCGAGCAGGCGCAGGCGGCGTCGTGTCGACACCCGGCCAGTTCACACAGCCGCTCGTTGACGTCGACGACCGTGCCGTCAGCCGGATCGTAGACGACCGCGGCGTCGCCGATCGCGTCGAGGATCGCACAGCACCCGGGATCGCGCCGTGAGCCAGACGCTGCAGAAGGTGTCTCGGTCTGCTCGCGAGTCGACGCCGCCCGCTCGATCCGATCGACGAGCACGTCGTACCCGTCCGCTCGACGCACGTAGTCCGTCGCACCCGCACCAAGAACGTCGCTCGCGAGCGCTTCCGATCCGTCCCGTGGAAAGACGAGGACGGGAACCGAGGGATCGCCCTCGCGGAGTCGATCGAGGACGGCGACCGCGTCCAGTCCGTCGGACTCGTGATCGAGGACCACGCAGTCCGGCGAGTCAACCTCGACTCGCTCGAGGACCTCGTCGGGATCCGCGGTCGCCGTCACCGTCCCGGCGGGAAACCGCCGGGAAACGGCGTCGACGGTTTCGCGCCGGGCGACCGGATCGGCCACGAGACAGCACACGCGCGCCGTCATCGATCGACGTGCCGACTGACGCGATCGAATCCCTGACGGTCCGATCGCATCGCCGCTCGTCGATCGTCGACGGCACGATTCCCCGACACCCGCCATCCCTCCTCGTCAGTCGGCATCGTCTCTAGACTAGCGAGGTCACCAGATCGGCATAACGTTTCTTGCCGTTCTGACCTCGTCCCCGCGGGCGGATCCGCCGTCCATCGGATCGGGGGAGAAGCACGACCGATCGGAGAGCGTCACGACGGATGCTGGTGTCGCAACTTCTCGGCAGTCTTCCCGGGGACCGGCGTACCACAGTCCTTGCACTTCCAGGTCGGGTAGACGCCGGTCTCCTCTTTCCGGATGTCCTGGCGGAACTGGAGGGTTGCACCACAGGTGCACCTGTGGGTCGTCAGCGACATACGGGCTAGCTCTCGGCCCAGAAAAATAAGCGGTCCCCCGCGCTGTCGGGGGCTCCGATCGTCACTCCGGATCCGACGACTCCGCCTCGATCGCGGCTTCACACAGTGTCTGGCGCTCGTCGAAGTAGGCCGGCGCGTCGTGGTCCGCCTCGAACTCGACGACGCGGGTCAACGCCTCCTGGCCGTCCTCGACGTCGTCCTGGAGCCGTTCGGCGAGATCGGTGTAGCCGGCGGCGAGGTCCTGGAACGCCTGCATCCGGGCCTGTTTGGCGTCGACGAGCGTCTGCTTCTCCGAGAGGTCGCGCTCCAGTTCCTCGATCGATTCGAGGTCGACGTCCCGCTCGTTCGGCCGGGTCGCCGTCGACGGGCCCTGAGTGCCGCCGACGTCGACGCCCCCGCCCTCGAGGCGCGATCGGATCTCGGCCATCTCCGCGTCGATCTCGTCGAGCAACTCCCTGGCCTCGTCGCCCATCCGTTCGACGTGGCCCGAGAGGAGCCCGGCCTGCGTCCGGCAGTACTCGACGAACTCCGCGACGGTCAGCGAGGTCCCCCGATCGGTGGTCATACCGGTGGATAGGGGCCGGAACCCGAAGTCAGTTGGGACCGGCCGCGAGCAACGACGATCTGACGGGGTGCGGACGTCGATCGACGACGGTTCCGATCGATCGTCGGCGCCGTCGAGGAATGTGGTAGCATACGGCACGGTATCGGCCTTTCAGACCCGTTAAGTCCTTCCGGCCACTGAATCAGCTACGATGGATCGAGCACCGAATCGACCGCCGGAACATGCCAGTTCTGTAACCATATTATGAGCAAGGAGTTCATCGAGGTACGCGGGGCAGAAGAGCACAACCTCAAGGACCTCGACGTCTCGATCCCCCGAGAGGAGTTTACCGTCGTCACCGGCCTCTCGGGATCGGGGAAGTCATCGCTCGCCTTCGAGACCGTCTACGCCGAGGGCCAGCGCCGGTACATCGAGAGCCTCTCCGCCTACGCCCGGAACTTCCTCGGCCAGATGGACAAGCCGCAGGTCGAGACCGTCGAGGGACTCTCGCCCGCGATCTCGATCGACCAGAAGAACGCGGCGAACAACCCGCGATCGACCGTCGGGACGGTGACGGAACTCCACGACTATCTCCGTCTTCTCTACGCCCGCGTCGGCACCCCGCACTGTCCCGAGTGTGGTCGCGAGGTCGGCGAGCAGTCGGCACAGAACATGGTCGAGCGCATCCTCGAACTTCCCGAGGGAACGAAGGCCAAACTCGCCGCACCGGTCGTCCGCGACCAGAAGGGCGCCTTCGAGGACCTGTTCGAGGAACTCGTCTCCGAGGGGTACGCCCGCGTCGAGATCGACGGCGAGGAACACGACCTCACGATCGACGACCCCGACCTGGACGAGAACTTCGATCACACGATCGACGTCGTCGTCGATCGCGTGAAGGTCTCGGCAGCGGACCGACCGCGGATCATCGACAGCGTCGAGACGGCGCTCGACGAGGCCGAGGGCGTTCTGAAAGTCATCCTCCCGGATCCGCCCGAGGAGGCCGCCGAGGACCTCGGCGAGGAAGCCCGCCGGACGGGCGCGCTCGGCGACGAGACCGACGCGGACGATCGGTTCGTCGTCGAGTTCTCGAAGGACCTCGCCTGTACCCACTGCGGGATCGACGTCCCGGAGATCGAGACTCGATCGTTCTCGTTCAACTCCCCCCACGGCGCCTGTCCGGAGTGTGAGGGGCTGGGCGAGACCAAGGAGGTCGACGAGGACCTCGTCGTCCAGGACGAGTCGAAACCGCTCAAGCACGTCTTCGAGCCCTGGAGCTACAACCGATCGTACTACCAGACCCGGCTGGACGCCGTCGCGGAACACTTCGACGTCTCGCTGTCGACGCCGTTCGAGGAGGTAGACGACGAGATCCAGCAAGCGTTTCTCTATGGCACCAGCGAGCAGGTGCTGTTCAAGCGGCACACGAAGAACGGGACCCGCCGAAAGCGCAAGCGCTTCGAGGGCGTCATCCCGAACCTCGATCGGCGATACATCGAGACCGACTCGGACTCGACCCGGGAACACATCGAGGACTACATGTCCGTGACGGAGTGTCCGGCCTGTGACGGCACCCGTCTCAAGCCCGCCTCCCGCGCGGTGCTGGTCGATGGCACCTCCATCACGGAGATCAACGCGATGAGCATCGGCGACGCCCTGGCGCACTTCGAGTCGATGGAGGCCGACCTCACCGAGCGCGAGAAGGTGATCGCCGAGGAGATCTTAAAAGAGATCCGCGCCCGTCTCGGATTCATGTGCGAGGTGGGACTGGAGTACCTCACCCTCGATCGCGAAGCGTCGACCCTCTCCGGCGGCGAAAGCCAGCGCATCCGCCTCGCCACCCAGATCGGCTCCGGCCTCGTCGGCGTGCTCTACGTCCTCGACGAGCCCTCGATCGGGCTCCACCAGCGGGACAACGATCGGCTGCTCGATACCCTGGAAGAGCTTCGAGACCTCGGGAACACCCTGCTCGTCGTCGAACACGACGAGGAGACGATGCGCCGGGCGGACAACGTCATCGACATGGGACCCGGCCCCGGCAAGCGCGGCGGCGAAGTGGTCGTCAACGGCCCCGTCGACGAACTCAAGGCGTCCGAGGAGTCGATCACCGGCGACTACCTCTCCGGTCGCCGGCAGATCCCCGTCCCCGACGAGCGCCGCGACCCCGACGGCGGTCCCGCGAGCGAAGCGAGTGGGACTACGTCGGACGAGGACAGCGAGTCCGACGGCACGCTGACGATTATCGGGGCCCGGCAGCACAACCTGAAGGACCTCGACGTGGACATCCCCCTCGGTTGCTTTACGGCGATCACGGGCGTCTCGGGGTCCGGCAAGTCGACGCTCATGCACGAGGTGCTGTACAAGGGCCTCGCCCGCCGGATGAACGACAACACCTCCGTGATCCCCGGCGATCACGACGGCCTCGAGGGACTGGAGGAAATCGAGACCGTCCGGCTGATCGACCAGTCGCCGATCGGCCGCACGCCCCGCTCCAATCCGGCCACCTACACCAACGTCTTCGACTACATCCGGGAACTGTTCGCCCAGACGAAACTCGCCAAACAGCGCGGCTACGAGAAGGGCCGGTTCTCGTTCAACGTCACGGGCGGCCGCTGCGAGGAGTGTGGCGGCCAGGGCACGGTGAAGATCGAGATGAACTTCCTCTCGGACGTGTACGTCCCCTGCGAGGAGTGTGACGGTGCGCGATACAACGACGCCACGCTCGACGTCACCTACAAGGGGAAGACGATCGCAGACGTGCTCGACATGAGCGTCGAGGAGGCCTACGGGTTCTTCGAGTCCTCGAGCCAGATTCGTCGCCGGCTCAAACTACTGAAAGACGTCGGCCTCGATTACATGCGCCTCGGCCAGCCCTCGACGACGCTCTCGGGCGGCGAGGCCCAGCGGATCAAACTCGCCGAGGAACTCGGGAAGAAAGACTCCGGCGAGACGCTGTACCTGCTCGACGAGCCGACGACCGGGCTCCACAGCGAGGACGAGCGCAAGCTGATCGACGTCCTCCACCGGCTCACGGACAACGGCAACACCGTCGCCGTCATCGAACACGAACTCGATCTCGTGAAGAACGCCGACCACGTCATCGACCTCGGTCCCGAGGGCGGCGAGAACGGCGGCGAGATCGTCGCCACCGGCACGCCGGAGGAGGTCGCGCGCCTCGACGATTCCCACACCGGCCGCTACCTCCGTGACCTGCTCCCCAAGGTCGATCTCGAGGGGCCACGCGGCGAGCGCGTCGAACCCGTGACGGCCCCGATGGACGACGACTGATACGGATTGCTGTAACTATGTACCGCCGATCGTCGACCCCGTTCTGGTGATCGGCGGTAGTTGACTACAGCAGTCCGTATGAGCCCTTCCGTCTCCACCTCAGTTGTCGGCGTGACCGATCATCTCCCGGACCGTCCATGGTGGGAACCGTGCTTATTCCCGTCGGACGACTGCCATCCAGTAGCGCCGCCCGGATCGAACCGGGGTGGCCAACCCAATGACCGATCGAAACGCATCACTCGACGCGACCGGCTGTCTGAAGTGTGGAACGACCATGACCGCCTCCGGCGACCGCCTCACCTGTCCCGCCTGTGGCTGGGGTGAGTGTGCGGGGGCCGACTGAGACGATCTGCTGTCCCGAGGTACCGGCACAATCGCAGGGCGGTTCGCGGTCGTGTCGGAACTGACGGACGGCGGTCCGGGTGACTCGCGATCGGACCAATCGTGACGTCCCATAGCATCCTCGGCGATTTCGTCGAGGTTCGTTTTCGCAGTTCGAGTCGCGACTGTGAGAGCGCTCCTCCCCAGTGCAATTCGTTCGAAAACAGTCGATCAGACACGTCCACGAAACAGCCGATCGAGACCGCTGACCACCCGAACGACCGGAGCCGCTGGCCGCGGAATAGGACCTCCGTGACCGCCGTCAGCCGCCGAGGTACAGCTTCGACACTTCCTCGTTGTCCAGCAGAGCGTCGGCCTCGTCCTCGAATCGGACCGTCCCCTGATCGAGGACGTAACCCCGATCGGAGATGCCCAGTCCCTTCTTGGCGTTCTGTTCGACCATCAGGATCGCCGTGTCCATCGCGTTGACCTCCTGTACGTCCGCGAAGACGTCGTCGGCGGTGTTCGGCGCGAGGCCGGCGGAGGGTTCGTCGATC includes:
- the uvrA gene encoding excinuclease ABC subunit UvrA gives rise to the protein MSKEFIEVRGAEEHNLKDLDVSIPREEFTVVTGLSGSGKSSLAFETVYAEGQRRYIESLSAYARNFLGQMDKPQVETVEGLSPAISIDQKNAANNPRSTVGTVTELHDYLRLLYARVGTPHCPECGREVGEQSAQNMVERILELPEGTKAKLAAPVVRDQKGAFEDLFEELVSEGYARVEIDGEEHDLTIDDPDLDENFDHTIDVVVDRVKVSAADRPRIIDSVETALDEAEGVLKVILPDPPEEAAEDLGEEARRTGALGDETDADDRFVVEFSKDLACTHCGIDVPEIETRSFSFNSPHGACPECEGLGETKEVDEDLVVQDESKPLKHVFEPWSYNRSYYQTRLDAVAEHFDVSLSTPFEEVDDEIQQAFLYGTSEQVLFKRHTKNGTRRKRKRFEGVIPNLDRRYIETDSDSTREHIEDYMSVTECPACDGTRLKPASRAVLVDGTSITEINAMSIGDALAHFESMEADLTEREKVIAEEILKEIRARLGFMCEVGLEYLTLDREASTLSGGESQRIRLATQIGSGLVGVLYVLDEPSIGLHQRDNDRLLDTLEELRDLGNTLLVVEHDEETMRRADNVIDMGPGPGKRGGEVVVNGPVDELKASEESITGDYLSGRRQIPVPDERRDPDGGPASEASGTTSDEDSESDGTLTIIGARQHNLKDLDVDIPLGCFTAITGVSGSGKSTLMHEVLYKGLARRMNDNTSVIPGDHDGLEGLEEIETVRLIDQSPIGRTPRSNPATYTNVFDYIRELFAQTKLAKQRGYEKGRFSFNVTGGRCEECGGQGTVKIEMNFLSDVYVPCEECDGARYNDATLDVTYKGKTIADVLDMSVEEAYGFFESSSQIRRRLKLLKDVGLDYMRLGQPSTTLSGGEAQRIKLAEELGKKDSGETLYLLDEPTTGLHSEDERKLIDVLHRLTDNGNTVAVIEHELDLVKNADHVIDLGPEGGENGGEIVATGTPEEVARLDDSHTGRYLRDLLPKVDLEGPRGERVEPVTAPMDDD